The following DNA comes from Deltaproteobacteria bacterium.
ATGGCGGCCCGCGACGAGGCGGCCATAAGGCGCGGCCGCGTCATCGCCATGGGCTGGGGCGCCGTCGTATTCACCGGCGCCGTGGTCCTGGGGCTTGCCTGCCGGGTGCTCTTCGCCGACATCGCCGACGCCGAACAGGCCCTCCCCATAGCGGCGGTGAGGCTCCTGCCCGGCGTGGCGGCCGGCCTCATGCTCGCCGCCGTGCTGGCCGCCATATGCTCCACCGCCGACAGTCAGCTCCTCGCCGCCTCGGCCTCGCTCTCCCACGACCTCTACGCAAGGCTCACGGGAAAGGACCTCGACTCGCGCCACGTCGTCGCCATGGACCGCCTGGCCGTCATGGTCGTCGGCGCCCTGGCCATGACGCTTGCCCTCACGGAGAACAGGGTCATCTTCTCCTTCGTCCTCTACGCCTGGGCCGGCCTCGGCGCCGCCTTCGGCCCGCCGCTCATCCTTGCACTGCTCTGGGGAAAGACCACGCCGCGGGGAGCGCTTGCGGGCATGGCCGCTGGCTTTGCCACCGTAATCGTCTGGAAAAACGTCGAAGCCCTCTCGGGCTCGATCTACGAGCTGGTGCCCGCCTTCATCCTCTCGATGCTCGCCACCTGGACCGTCAGCCGCCTCGACCGCCGGGGACCAGCCGCCGCCATAAACTCGTAAGACGCTTCGTCCCCTGAAACTCGAGCAAAGGACCCCTAAAATGAAGACCTTTTCAATGGAAACCTTTTCAATCGCTACGTCGAGCCGTTGCGAGCTTGTGGAGATAACGGGCCGGGTTGCGGCCGTTGTCGAGGCCTGCGGCGCGAGCGACGGCATCGCCGTAATCTACATCCCCCATACGACGGCGGCGGTGACGATAAACGAGAACGCCGACCCCTCGGTTGCGCGGGACATCGTGATGAAGACCTCCAAGCTCGCCGAGCGTCGTGACCGGGACTACACCCACGGCGAGGGCAACTCCGACGCCCACGTGAAGGCGTCGATGCTCGGAAGCTCGGAGACGGTGATAATCGAGGAAGGGAGGCTGCGGCTCGGCACCTGGCAGGGCATATTTCTCGCCGAGTTCGACGGGCCGAGGAACAGGCGCGTATGGGTGAAGGTGATCAGCGGTTGAGCGACGCCGA
Coding sequences within:
- a CDS encoding YjbQ family protein, encoding METFSIATSSRCELVEITGRVAAVVEACGASDGIAVIYIPHTTAAVTINENADPSVARDIVMKTSKLAERRDRDYTHGEGNSDAHVKASMLGSSETVIIEEGRLRLGTWQGIFLAEFDGPRNRRVWVKVISG